A single genomic interval of Candidatus Brocadia sp. harbors:
- the carA gene encoding glutamine-hydrolyzing carbamoyl-phosphate synthase small subunit yields MNKKKAILVLADGTSFTGYSLGATGEKIGEVVFNTSMMGYQEILTDPSYKGQMVVMTYPLIGNYGINEKDYESCSPFLEGFIVKEYSPFPSNWRSQISLDEFLKNRGIVGIQGIDTRELTRRLRDYGVQQGIVSTDDFDVTSLTKKIKSAPGLVGIDLVKSVTCDNSYDWKDSNQDAGKPKKCKVVVYDCGVKYNILRKLNSAGCSVTVVPAQTQSQAVLDMKPDGIVLSNGPGDPAAVPYMIENIKGLLGKKPVFGICLGHQLMALTLGLKTYKLKFGHHGGNQPVIDLNTKKVEITAQNHSFAVTAPQEGTVHKSPYGNVEITHINLNDKSVEGLKCHTIPAFSVQYHPEASPGPHDASYLFERFIEMMK; encoded by the coding sequence ATGAACAAAAAAAAGGCAATACTTGTCCTTGCAGACGGAACAAGTTTTACGGGATACTCTTTGGGTGCCACCGGTGAAAAGATCGGTGAAGTCGTTTTTAACACCAGCATGATGGGTTATCAGGAAATCCTTACCGACCCATCGTACAAAGGTCAAATGGTGGTCATGACCTACCCGCTTATCGGCAATTATGGGATTAATGAAAAAGATTACGAATCCTGTAGCCCCTTTTTGGAGGGTTTTATTGTTAAAGAATACAGCCCTTTCCCCAGTAATTGGCGCTCACAGATTAGTCTGGATGAGTTTCTTAAGAATAGGGGGATTGTGGGTATTCAAGGGATTGACACCAGGGAATTAACAAGACGATTACGGGATTATGGTGTCCAGCAGGGCATTGTTTCTACCGATGATTTTGATGTTACAAGCCTTACCAAAAAGATAAAATCAGCTCCTGGATTAGTCGGAATAGACCTTGTAAAGTCTGTAACATGTGATAATTCGTATGACTGGAAAGATTCAAACCAGGACGCCGGCAAACCAAAAAAATGTAAGGTCGTTGTCTATGATTGTGGTGTAAAATATAACATTCTCAGAAAACTGAACAGTGCCGGCTGCTCTGTAACGGTAGTTCCGGCACAAACTCAGTCTCAAGCTGTTTTGGACATGAAACCGGATGGAATCGTGCTTTCGAATGGCCCCGGTGACCCAGCAGCTGTTCCTTATATGATTGAAAACATTAAGGGTTTATTAGGGAAAAAACCCGTATTCGGGATTTGTCTTGGTCATCAATTGATGGCGCTTACCCTGGGGCTAAAGACTTACAAACTAAAGTTTGGACACCACGGAGGAAATCAACCCGTCATAGATTTGAACACCAAAAAAGTGGAGATTACTGCACAAAATCACAGTTTCGCGGTAACGGCGCCACAGGAGGGAACTGTGCATAAAAGTCCATATGGAAACGTGGAGATTACCCATATCAATCTCAACGACAAGTCTGTAGAGGGATTGAAATGCCACACGATACCTGCCTTTTCCGTCCAATATCACCCGGAGGCTTCACCCGGCCCTCACGATGCGAGTTATCTGTTTGAGAGATTTATTGAGATGATGAAATAG
- a CDS encoding NAD-dependent epimerase/dehydratase family protein gives MTILVTGGAGFIGSHLVEKLLFQGEQVVVIDNFNDFYQPAYKRENISGAIRNQRLTLYETDICNTVSCKDVFEKHRIEKIVHLAAYAGVRPSIERPLLYEEVNCKGTLNLLELSRIYKVKQFIFGSSSSVYGNNKKTPFSEDDPVNEPISPYAATKRAGELYCYNYHHLYKIPVACLRFFTVYGPRQRPDLAIRKFTEIIDCDQQIPMYGDGTTQRDYTFFSDIIDGVVSALQKQFDFEIINLGNSTPIQLAKIIELIEQEMGKKAKIKRLPEQPGDVHRTYADIRKAERFLQYRPKVSIEQGIRLFVAWYKEHKNKQPNPLPG, from the coding sequence ATGACAATCCTCGTTACTGGTGGCGCTGGGTTTATCGGTTCACATCTGGTGGAAAAATTACTATTTCAGGGTGAACAGGTAGTTGTCATCGATAATTTTAATGATTTCTACCAACCTGCTTATAAAAGAGAAAATATCTCCGGGGCCATTCGTAATCAACGGTTAACACTATACGAAACAGATATCTGTAACACAGTCTCATGTAAAGATGTATTTGAGAAACACCGCATTGAAAAGATTGTTCATCTGGCGGCGTATGCTGGCGTGAGACCGTCGATCGAACGACCATTGCTCTATGAAGAGGTTAATTGCAAGGGTACGTTGAACCTGCTTGAACTTTCCAGGATATATAAGGTCAAGCAATTTATCTTTGGTTCGTCTTCATCGGTTTATGGGAATAATAAAAAGACTCCATTTTCAGAAGATGACCCTGTAAACGAACCTATATCCCCCTATGCTGCTACCAAACGGGCGGGAGAACTATATTGTTATAACTACCACCATCTCTATAAGATACCCGTTGCCTGTCTCCGTTTTTTCACGGTGTACGGACCACGGCAACGTCCCGATCTTGCTATACGTAAATTTACCGAAATAATTGATTGTGACCAGCAAATTCCCATGTATGGAGATGGAACGACGCAGAGAGATTATACCTTCTTTTCTGACATCATAGACGGTGTGGTTTCTGCCTTACAGAAGCAATTTGATTTCGAAATTATTAATCTGGGTAATTCAACACCGATCCAGTTGGCAAAAATTATTGAACTCATTGAACAAGAAATGGGGAAAAAGGCGAAAATCAAAAGACTTCCGGAGCAACCTGGCGATGTGCATAGGACTTATGCAGATATTAGAAAGGCAGAACGTTTTTTACAGTACAGACCGAAAGTATCTATTGAACAAGGTATCCGTTTGTTTGTGGCTTGGTATAAAGAACATAAAAATAAACAGCCAAATCCCTTACCAGGGTAA
- a CDS encoding CDP-alcohol phosphatidyltransferase family protein, which translates to MLTLSNKISLSRIFFIPPLVFCITQVQHNNYYRYVCLFIMLVIGLSDMLDGYLARKRNEITNLGRYLDPVADKLVLVISCIILSSDRIWPEPRFPNWIPTVIVCRDLLLMFGTIASLFITGRMDCQPTMLGKAATGLQIIAIISVLIGNHIPLPALVIIWWMAVILTFISGLLYMYRGVKQL; encoded by the coding sequence ATGTTAACACTCTCTAATAAAATAAGCCTCAGCAGGATATTTTTTATTCCTCCCCTGGTGTTTTGTATAACACAAGTCCAGCATAACAATTATTACCGATATGTCTGTCTTTTTATCATGCTGGTTATCGGCCTAAGCGATATGCTGGACGGCTATCTTGCCAGAAAAAGAAACGAAATAACAAATCTGGGAAGGTATCTGGACCCTGTTGCGGACAAGCTTGTCCTGGTGATCTCCTGCATCATACTTTCCTCTGATCGTATCTGGCCTGAACCGAGATTTCCCAACTGGATTCCAACAGTTATTGTCTGCAGAGATCTTTTACTCATGTTTGGCACCATCGCTTCTCTTTTCATTACCGGGAGAATGGATTGTCAACCAACGATGCTGGGTAAGGCTGCCACCGGCCTTCAAATTATTGCTATCATATCCGTACTCATTGGAAACCATATCCCATTACCTGCACTCGTCATCATCTGGTGGATGGCCGTTATTTTAACCTTTATTTCCGGACTCTTGTATATGTACAGGGGGGTAAAACAATTGTAA
- a CDS encoding bifunctional 3,4-dihydroxy-2-butanone-4-phosphate synthase/GTP cyclohydrolase II produces MRFNTIQEAVEDLKQGKMIILVDDANRENEGDITIAAEKIMPETINFMLTHARGIICLAIHAERAEELDLYPMVSNNTSNFQTPFTVSIDARSGITTGVSSKDRATTILTAIDDKATADDLVRPGHVFPLKAQRGGVLVRTGHTEGAVDLTRIAGLKPAAVICEIMTEDGNMAKLPDLKKFAEKHNLKICTIADIIKFRHEQERLIEKRVTVKLPTVYGNFTLHLYRSFVDEYLHLALCLGIGNESGNEPSPLHNEPVLVRVHDECLTGDIFGSLRCDCGEQLHSALQIIQNHGKGVLLYMRQEGRGIGLENKLHAYLLQEKGLDTVEANERLGFPADKRDYGIGAQILRDLGVTKMRLLTNNPKKFAALAGYGLEIVERVPIVMEPQEENKRYLQTKKEKLGHIIEKV; encoded by the coding sequence ATGCGATTTAACACAATACAAGAGGCCGTAGAAGACCTTAAACAGGGGAAAATGATCATTCTGGTAGACGATGCGAATCGTGAAAACGAGGGGGATATTACCATCGCCGCTGAAAAGATCATGCCAGAAACTATTAATTTCATGCTTACACACGCACGTGGCATTATATGTCTTGCAATTCATGCCGAACGGGCAGAAGAACTCGATCTTTATCCCATGGTATCCAATAATACGTCAAACTTTCAGACGCCCTTTACCGTTTCTATCGATGCCAGGAGTGGTATTACAACGGGCGTTTCTTCAAAGGACCGGGCTACAACGATTTTAACTGCAATTGACGACAAGGCGACCGCCGATGACCTTGTCAGACCTGGCCATGTCTTCCCGCTCAAGGCCCAGAGGGGTGGAGTGCTGGTCAGGACAGGCCACACAGAAGGCGCGGTAGACCTGACACGCATTGCAGGTCTTAAACCCGCTGCAGTTATTTGCGAGATTATGACAGAAGACGGGAATATGGCGAAACTTCCTGATCTCAAGAAGTTTGCCGAAAAGCACAATCTTAAAATATGTACCATTGCTGATATCATTAAGTTTCGACATGAACAGGAGCGATTGATTGAAAAGCGCGTTACCGTAAAATTGCCGACAGTTTATGGAAATTTTACGCTTCATCTGTACCGTTCTTTTGTCGATGAATATCTCCACTTAGCTCTTTGCCTGGGCATAGGTAATGAGAGTGGGAATGAACCCTCTCCCTTGCACAATGAACCTGTGCTGGTAAGGGTACATGATGAATGTTTGACCGGTGACATCTTTGGCTCTCTCCGTTGTGATTGTGGTGAACAACTCCACAGTGCCCTCCAGATAATCCAAAATCACGGGAAGGGCGTACTGCTGTATATGCGGCAAGAGGGGCGGGGGATTGGTTTGGAGAACAAATTGCATGCCTATTTATTACAGGAAAAGGGGCTTGATACTGTTGAGGCCAATGAAAGACTTGGTTTTCCCGCCGATAAACGCGATTATGGCATCGGTGCGCAAATCTTGCGGGACCTGGGCGTAACAAAGATGCGGCTGCTTACCAACAATCCTAAAAAGTTTGCTGCCCTTGCCGGATACGGGCTTGAGATTGTGGAACGGGTACCCATCGTTATGGAGCCGCAAGAGGAAAACAAGCGTTATCTGCAGACAAAGAAAGAAAAATTGGGACATATCATAGAAAAGGTGTAG
- a CDS encoding amino acid permease — protein sequence MKKLFARKTLRDLVEESNHHHFKRVLGPFSLTALGIGAVIGAGIFVLTGLAAKEFAGPGLILSFVLSGLACIFVALCYAEFASMVPLAGSAYTYSYAALGEVFAWIIGWDLILEYSLASSLVAVGWSHYFVKLLGLFGLHIPPWLTNDYWTLSHQAQDLFAQSVPFIHGIPIVFNLPAVLIIIAITTLLVIGIKESARFNSIIVGVKLAVIFLVIFAGWFYVKSDNWGSSFETFAPYGIGGIGTGAAYVFFAYIGFDAVSTTAQEARNPKRDVPIGIIVSLVLCTILYIAVTAVLTGMVYYKDINIDAPLADAFTRYGLTKVSFFISVGAVAGLTSVLLVLLLSQSRIFWAIARDGLLPERIFAAVHPRFGTPYISTIIVGACVALTASCFPIEEIAKLVNIGTLLAFCLVSAAVIILRIKDPHHPRAFKCPFVPVIPILGILSCGYMMIRLEFSTWLRLLVWLALGSIIYAAYGRRHSKLAKKHALTEKQNESLVELDKSYL from the coding sequence ATGAAAAAACTTTTTGCAAGAAAAACCCTGCGTGATCTTGTTGAAGAATCTAATCACCACCACTTCAAACGGGTATTAGGCCCATTCTCGCTAACAGCCTTAGGAATCGGTGCCGTCATTGGTGCTGGCATATTTGTTTTGACTGGTCTTGCAGCTAAAGAGTTTGCCGGCCCCGGTTTAATCCTCTCATTTGTCCTTTCAGGTCTTGCCTGTATCTTCGTAGCCCTGTGCTACGCCGAGTTTGCATCCATGGTTCCTCTGGCCGGCAGTGCTTATACTTATTCATATGCAGCACTGGGAGAGGTTTTCGCCTGGATTATTGGGTGGGACCTTATTCTTGAATATTCCCTCGCATCAAGCCTTGTAGCCGTGGGCTGGTCACATTATTTTGTAAAATTACTAGGACTCTTTGGCCTGCATATTCCACCCTGGCTTACCAATGACTATTGGACATTATCTCACCAGGCACAAGACCTCTTTGCTCAAAGTGTGCCCTTTATTCATGGAATCCCCATCGTATTCAACCTACCCGCCGTCCTTATCATCATTGCCATTACTACCTTACTGGTCATCGGCATAAAAGAGAGCGCCCGGTTCAATAGTATCATCGTAGGGGTAAAACTTGCCGTAATATTTCTGGTGATTTTTGCAGGGTGGTTTTATGTAAAAAGTGATAATTGGGGAAGTAGTTTTGAGACCTTTGCACCGTATGGTATTGGTGGTATTGGTACCGGAGCAGCTTACGTATTTTTTGCCTACATTGGTTTTGACGCGGTCTCTACCACTGCCCAGGAGGCGAGAAACCCGAAAAGGGACGTGCCCATTGGCATCATTGTATCGCTGGTACTGTGTACTATTTTATACATTGCCGTTACTGCGGTCCTTACCGGTATGGTTTATTACAAAGATATTAACATCGATGCACCCCTGGCAGATGCCTTTACTCGATACGGACTGACAAAGGTATCCTTTTTTATCTCGGTCGGGGCGGTGGCGGGGCTGACCAGTGTGCTCCTGGTATTACTTTTGAGCCAGTCCAGGATATTCTGGGCTATAGCCAGGGATGGCCTCCTGCCTGAACGAATCTTCGCCGCTGTCCATCCCCGGTTCGGTACACCCTACATATCTACCATCATTGTGGGTGCCTGTGTTGCTCTTACTGCCAGTTGCTTTCCCATTGAAGAGATCGCAAAACTGGTCAATATCGGGACACTCCTTGCCTTCTGCCTTGTTTCTGCCGCAGTTATCATCCTTCGAATTAAAGATCCCCATCATCCCCGCGCCTTTAAGTGTCCCTTTGTTCCGGTAATACCTATCCTGGGCATCCTTTCCTGTGGATACATGATGATACGACTCGAATTCTCCACCTGGCTCAGACTCCTTGTATGGCTGGCGCTAGGTTCCATCATCTATGCTGCCTATGGCAGGCGCCACAGCAAACTGGCAAAGAAACACGCCCTGACGGAGAAACAAAATGAGTCGTTGGTGGAGTTGGATAAGAGTTATCTGTAG
- a CDS encoding MFS transporter, producing the protein MQGSMVRIIFSWRMLVTFFLGVSSGIPLLVTGSTLQAWMTDEKVNLAVIGMFSLVGLPYTVKFLWAPVMDRYVPPLLGRRRGWMLISQILLMLAIGAFSFVRPAESPWIVAFLAVLVSFFSASQDIVVDAYRRELLRDEELGLGSSLAVNGYRIGMLISGAFALFLADRIPWNYVYLLLAVSLLIGIITTCCAPKKEGQVIPPKSLREAVIEPFIDYFKRAGAFEILAFILLYKIGDVMASSMTIPFILKMGFTKTELAAIVKTFGIFATIAGGLVGGILIIKFGLRKGLWIFGILQAVSTLSFSALASVGAYHSLLAATVTFENLTSGMGTSAFTAFMASLCNRRFTATQYALLSSLMGIPRVIVSSPTGFLVERLGWVHFFIFCTLAAIPGLVFLLRFKSWQGESRPITETTTSREGNELFTGF; encoded by the coding sequence ATGCAGGGTTCTATGGTAAGGATTATTTTTAGCTGGCGGATGCTGGTTACGTTCTTTTTGGGCGTGAGCTCTGGTATCCCTCTTTTAGTCACAGGTTCGACACTTCAGGCGTGGATGACCGATGAAAAGGTTAATCTTGCAGTGATTGGTATGTTTTCATTAGTTGGGCTTCCTTACACGGTCAAGTTCCTCTGGGCACCTGTTATGGACCGATATGTGCCTCCACTTCTGGGTCGACGTCGCGGGTGGATGCTGATTTCCCAGATCCTTCTCATGCTAGCCATTGGTGCCTTTTCATTCGTAAGGCCTGCCGAATCTCCCTGGATTGTGGCCTTCCTCGCGGTGCTTGTGTCTTTTTTTAGCGCGAGTCAGGATATTGTTGTTGATGCATATCGGCGTGAGCTTTTAAGGGATGAAGAATTGGGTCTCGGCTCTTCTCTTGCAGTAAACGGCTATCGCATCGGTATGCTCATTTCCGGGGCGTTTGCCCTATTCTTGGCCGACCGTATCCCCTGGAATTACGTTTATCTGCTGCTGGCCGTCTCACTTCTTATTGGAATTATTACTACCTGCTGTGCGCCAAAAAAGGAAGGACAGGTAATTCCCCCAAAATCCCTCCGCGAAGCGGTTATAGAACCCTTTATTGATTATTTTAAGAGGGCGGGGGCCTTTGAAATCCTGGCCTTTATCCTTCTATATAAAATTGGCGACGTCATGGCGAGCAGCATGACAATCCCTTTCATTTTAAAGATGGGATTTACCAAGACGGAATTGGCAGCCATTGTGAAGACCTTTGGCATATTTGCCACGATTGCAGGCGGTCTTGTCGGTGGCATTCTCATAATAAAATTTGGACTTCGCAAAGGTCTCTGGATTTTTGGCATCCTTCAAGCGGTTTCGACCCTCTCTTTTTCAGCGCTTGCCTCTGTGGGTGCCTATCACTCCCTATTAGCGGCCACGGTTACCTTTGAAAATTTAACCAGCGGTATGGGGACCTCCGCCTTTACAGCATTTATGGCAAGCCTCTGCAATAGAAGATTTACCGCCACACAATATGCGCTTTTGAGCAGCCTCATGGGTATTCCGAGAGTGATTGTTTCTTCACCCACCGGGTTTTTGGTTGAGAGATTAGGATGGGTTCATTTTTTTATCTTCTGCACGTTAGCTGCTATTCCGGGACTCGTTTTCCTCTTGCGTTTTAAGTCCTGGCAAGGGGAATCCCGTCCAATCACCGAAACAACCACCTCTCGTGAAGGGAATGAACTGTTTACCGGATTTTAG
- a CDS encoding DUF4139 domain-containing protein — protein sequence MKKTIFITVFSCLFLFSFFISHSVTVAQGNDVSITIYQNNLGLVHDVREMDLKAGSQEIRFTDVASLIDPTSVHFKSLTAPDQVTILEQNYEYDLVSAEKILQKYIDQAVQLFTKEGKIFDGKLLSAGGNVILEKKEGGIQSIAVANIQNMDFPKLPAGLITRPTLVWYLSSEKAGKHNMETSYLTDGIGWHAEYVALVNKDEVALDLSAWVSVHNQSGTDYENAKLKLVAGDVHRITPPPPRYIGYEERVMAKVAPAPQFEEKAFFEYHLYTLQRAATIKNNQIKQLSLFPTATTPVKKIYEYDGSKREKKINVKLEFINAEKNGLGLPIPAGKVRVYKSDEDQSQIFLGEDQVDHTPKDEKIRLYVGDAFDVVGERKQMSYKQLSDRAREEIWQIKLRNHKKEDIEVLVTEHLWGDWEIRESSHTYNKKDANTIEFIIPVKKDAETIVKYTVLYRW from the coding sequence ATGAAAAAGACTATTTTTATTACCGTTTTTTCCTGTCTGTTTCTTTTCTCATTTTTTATTTCTCATTCTGTAACCGTAGCACAGGGTAATGACGTCTCTATTACCATTTATCAGAACAATCTTGGCCTGGTTCATGACGTCCGCGAAATGGATTTAAAGGCGGGAAGTCAGGAAATACGCTTTACCGATGTCGCGTCTTTAATTGACCCCACCTCCGTTCATTTCAAGTCACTTACTGCGCCTGATCAGGTGACTATCCTTGAACAAAACTATGAATATGATTTGGTGAGCGCTGAAAAGATATTGCAAAAATATATCGATCAAGCCGTCCAACTCTTCACCAAAGAGGGTAAAATTTTTGACGGAAAACTGCTGAGCGCAGGCGGAAATGTGATCCTGGAGAAAAAAGAAGGTGGAATTCAATCAATCGCAGTAGCAAATATTCAAAATATGGACTTTCCCAAACTACCTGCGGGTTTAATCACCAGACCGACACTGGTCTGGTATCTTTCGAGTGAAAAAGCCGGCAAACACAACATGGAAACAAGCTACTTAACGGATGGGATCGGCTGGCATGCAGAATACGTTGCGTTGGTGAATAAAGATGAAGTGGCATTGGATTTATCTGCCTGGGTGTCCGTTCATAATCAATCGGGTACCGATTACGAAAATGCCAAACTCAAGCTGGTAGCTGGTGATGTCCACCGGATAACTCCTCCGCCACCGCGCTATATCGGTTACGAGGAACGGGTAATGGCAAAAGTCGCTCCGGCTCCTCAATTTGAGGAAAAGGCCTTCTTTGAGTATCACCTTTATACGCTACAGCGCGCCGCAACGATTAAAAACAATCAAATCAAGCAGCTTTCGCTGTTTCCAACGGCAACAACACCGGTTAAAAAGATTTATGAATATGACGGATCCAAAAGAGAAAAGAAGATTAATGTAAAATTGGAATTTATAAATGCAGAAAAAAATGGGTTAGGATTACCCATACCAGCTGGGAAGGTGCGGGTTTATAAATCAGATGAAGATCAATCCCAGATTTTTCTTGGGGAGGATCAAGTTGATCACACCCCTAAGGATGAAAAAATCCGGTTGTATGTGGGAGACGCCTTTGATGTGGTTGGGGAGCGAAAGCAAATGAGTTATAAACAATTAAGTGACCGGGCACGAGAAGAGATTTGGCAAATCAAGCTGCGCAATCACAAAAAAGAAGATATCGAAGTCCTGGTAACAGAACATCTTTGGGGTGATTGGGAAATCCGCGAATCTTCGCATACGTATAATAAAAAAGATGCGAACACCATTGAATTTATAATCCCGGTGAAAAAAGATGCAGAGACCATCGTAAAATACACTGTATTATATCGCTGGTAA
- a CDS encoding magnesium transporter CorA family protein → MIEIFKSTNHRLEIVNTPTEGCWVNVVNPSDQEVAQVEGLGIPPYFVIHSLDIDERSRTERSNGFVLIVLRLPYLQGRMEPIPYITVPLGIILTDTLIVTICREETCVIQEFATGQVHGLSTVKKNRFVLQLLLRTADRYQSYLRDIDAAVDTLEEKLHRSLQNKEVRELLKYQKSLVYFTTALKSNELMLERLQKSQLFQAYPEDVDLLDDVLIEIRQAIEVTAISENILSQMMDAFASIISNNLNVVMKFLTSMTIVISLPTLIASFYGMNVRLPGQDHPYVFSLTLLASLMISLIVVIIFWKKEWL, encoded by the coding sequence ATGATTGAGATTTTTAAAAGCACGAATCATAGGCTTGAGATAGTTAATACGCCAACCGAAGGATGCTGGGTCAACGTAGTAAACCCCAGCGATCAGGAGGTTGCACAGGTCGAGGGTTTGGGCATTCCTCCCTACTTCGTAATCCATTCTCTGGATATTGACGAGCGTTCCCGTACGGAAAGAAGCAACGGCTTCGTCCTGATAGTGCTCCGCCTGCCTTATCTACAGGGCAGAATGGAGCCCATTCCCTATATTACCGTGCCGCTCGGAATTATCCTGACTGACACGCTTATCGTTACAATTTGCCGAGAGGAGACATGCGTCATTCAGGAATTTGCCACCGGGCAGGTGCATGGCCTGTCTACGGTTAAAAAGAATCGGTTTGTCCTCCAATTACTTCTCCGTACTGCTGACCGATACCAGAGTTACTTGCGGGACATCGATGCTGCCGTTGATACACTCGAAGAGAAGCTTCATCGCTCATTGCAAAACAAGGAGGTCAGGGAGTTGTTGAAATACCAGAAGAGCCTTGTTTATTTCACCACCGCCCTGAAATCCAACGAATTGATGCTGGAGCGCCTGCAAAAAAGCCAGTTATTTCAGGCTTATCCTGAAGATGTGGACCTGCTTGACGATGTGCTTATCGAGATACGTCAGGCAATCGAAGTAACCGCTATTTCGGAAAACATCCTGAGCCAGATGATGGATGCATTCGCATCTATTATCTCGAATAATTTGAACGTAGTTATGAAGTTTCTAACCTCCATGACGATTGTAATCAGCCTGCCTACCCTGATCGCGAGTTTTTACGGCATGAACGTCCGCCTTCCCGGACAGGACCACCCCTATGTGTTTTCTCTGACGCTGCTCGCTTCCCTCATGATATCTTTGATCGTTGTGATCATTTTTTGGAAGAAGGAATGGCTGTGA
- the aroA gene encoding 3-phosphoshikimate 1-carboxyvinyltransferase has product MIEIKPITGTLDAIVKVPGSKSYTNRALITAALADGESMIANTLFSDDTKYMASGLNVLGIPVEEQQDTNKFIVHGKGGAIPVRQANLFVGNAGTAMRFLTAMLTLGNGVYEIDGVTRMRQRPIQDLLDGLRQLGADVISKHNDGCPPVIIRGKGLSGGLAVVKGDLSSQYFSALLMTAPYAKKDVIIEVKGSLVSKRYVDMTVALMRHFGVNVENNDYKMFLVKAGQRYKATDYEVEGDASAASYFFAAAAITGGKVRVVGIGSDSLQGDIHFVDVLKSMGCKITVGSNWIEVQGNTLHGVDVDMGDMPDVVQTLAAVAVFAHGKTRVRNVKNMRIKETDRIAAVVNELQRMGISAVEYEDGFEIEPSPPQPAEIETYDDHRMAMSFALIGLRSKGISIKKPECVSKTFPDYFQRLEALRGGKKIEPCQGSKP; this is encoded by the coding sequence GTGATTGAGATAAAACCGATAACCGGAACACTCGATGCAATCGTTAAAGTCCCGGGCTCGAAGAGCTATACAAACCGTGCACTTATCACGGCGGCATTGGCCGATGGAGAATCCATGATTGCGAATACCCTTTTCAGCGACGATACCAAATATATGGCATCCGGCTTGAATGTCCTGGGAATACCCGTCGAAGAACAGCAAGATACCAATAAGTTCATCGTACACGGAAAAGGTGGGGCTATTCCCGTAAGACAGGCGAATTTGTTTGTCGGGAACGCAGGGACTGCCATGAGGTTTCTAACGGCTATGCTGACCCTGGGCAACGGGGTTTATGAGATAGATGGTGTTACACGTATGCGGCAAAGGCCCATACAGGATTTACTTGATGGCCTAAGACAGCTTGGGGCGGATGTTATATCGAAACATAACGATGGTTGTCCACCCGTAATAATCCGGGGAAAAGGATTAAGCGGTGGATTAGCCGTTGTAAAGGGGGATTTGAGCAGCCAGTATTTTAGCGCCCTGTTGATGACGGCACCTTACGCAAAAAAGGATGTGATCATAGAAGTGAAGGGAAGTCTGGTTTCAAAACGTTATGTGGATATGACAGTGGCACTGATGCGTCATTTTGGTGTAAATGTCGAGAACAATGATTATAAAATGTTTTTGGTAAAAGCCGGGCAGCGTTATAAAGCGACAGACTATGAGGTTGAGGGGGATGCATCGGCTGCCTCTTATTTTTTTGCTGCTGCGGCCATTACTGGCGGAAAGGTAAGAGTTGTGGGCATCGGAAGTGATTCTTTGCAAGGAGACATCCATTTTGTCGATGTCCTGAAGAGCATGGGTTGTAAGATTACGGTGGGCAGCAACTGGATTGAAGTGCAGGGGAATACACTGCATGGGGTAGATGTTGACATGGGTGATATGCCGGATGTGGTGCAGACTTTGGCAGCCGTGGCAGTATTTGCACACGGTAAAACGCGGGTACGAAATGTAAAAAATATGCGGATAAAGGAAACCGACCGTATTGCGGCAGTGGTAAATGAACTGCAGAGAATGGGGATCTCAGCGGTGGAATATGAGGACGGCTTTGAGATTGAGCCATCTCCACCGCAGCCGGCTGAGATAGAAACTTACGATGACCATCGTATGGCCATGAGTTTTGCATTGATTGGGTTGCGTTCAAAAGGGATATCGATAAAAAAACCGGAGTGTGTATCCAAAACATTTCCTGATTATTTTCAGAGATTGGAAGCCTTAAGGGGTGGGAAAAAAATTGAACCCTGTCAGGGTTCAAAACCCTGA